One genomic region from Acidobacteriota bacterium encodes:
- a CDS encoding FAD-dependent oxidoreductase, which translates to MNAFRTVIVGGGLAGMTAAHELVRQGMEVILIEAGPRLGGKAGADRFGDDYQEHGNHFFPAWYLNTRRLMDELGILGNLVDMTRLHQLRRGLYPHYQTLLLPTRLSCIPRNIFAAGHLPWSDSALLVFSFLDLACQGHCDDAELDDLSLDRFLATRSYGDSRVRRGADAMLVESIATPAGRFSASTMQSIVRCWLRYRVPMYSVLNADLQRGLIDPFERTLRALGCRIELDTRVDGLVRSGRSHGQARIDGVRASGKVIRGDVFVSALPSGVLSRIMDPELLEDARISGVTRLESVPMGAMTVYLRRPIAGLPPEHVILAESRYALSFIDVSQTWGGCPGSVLTLNIGDVASLIPLPHDQAAECVIDELRSFVSEIRATDVDRHHLRLNTDTPLLANSIGSWRHRATAGHTAIPNLFLAGDHCRSGVNVTSMEGAVASGLSVARAILAERGLPARREVLEPVPPPLGLLRGFRALLLPGMHLLGAWRQMRGAR; encoded by the coding sequence TTGAACGCCTTCCGGACTGTGATCGTCGGCGGCGGATTGGCTGGGATGACGGCCGCCCACGAGCTCGTCCGCCAAGGAATGGAAGTCATCCTGATTGAGGCCGGCCCGCGCCTCGGTGGCAAGGCCGGCGCTGATAGATTTGGAGATGATTACCAGGAACACGGCAATCACTTCTTTCCCGCCTGGTACCTGAACACGCGGCGCTTGATGGACGAGCTGGGGATCCTAGGCAACTTGGTGGACATGACCCGGCTTCACCAGCTGCGGCGCGGCCTCTACCCACACTACCAGACCCTCTTACTGCCCACGCGACTCTCGTGCATCCCGCGCAACATTTTTGCCGCCGGTCATCTGCCCTGGAGCGACTCGGCGCTGTTGGTGTTTTCTTTTCTCGACCTGGCGTGTCAGGGGCACTGCGACGACGCCGAGCTCGACGACTTGAGCCTCGATCGGTTCTTGGCCACCCGCTCCTATGGGGACAGTCGGGTGCGCCGCGGCGCCGACGCCATGCTGGTGGAGTCAATCGCCACGCCCGCGGGGCGCTTCTCCGCCAGCACCATGCAGTCCATCGTGCGCTGCTGGCTGCGTTACCGCGTGCCAATGTATTCAGTCTTGAATGCCGATCTACAGCGCGGGCTCATCGATCCCTTCGAGCGGACCCTGCGCGCGCTCGGCTGCCGCATTGAGCTGGACACGCGCGTGGATGGCCTGGTGCGCAGCGGCAGATCGCACGGTCAGGCCAGAATTGACGGAGTGCGGGCGAGCGGTAAGGTGATTCGGGGCGACGTGTTCGTGAGCGCGCTGCCAAGCGGGGTGCTTTCTCGCATCATGGACCCGGAGTTGCTCGAGGACGCACGGATCTCCGGCGTAACACGACTCGAATCGGTTCCCATGGGCGCAATGACGGTCTATCTTCGCCGGCCCATCGCCGGTCTGCCGCCGGAGCATGTGATCCTCGCGGAGTCCCGGTATGCGCTTTCCTTCATCGACGTGTCGCAGACTTGGGGTGGCTGTCCGGGATCCGTGCTCACGTTGAACATCGGAGATGTAGCCTCGCTAATACCGCTTCCGCACGACCAGGCGGCGGAATGCGTGATCGACGAACTGCGGAGTTTCGTGAGCGAGATCCGAGCCACCGATGTGGACCGCCATCACCTGCGCCTGAATACCGACACTCCGCTACTGGCCAACTCGATCGGCAGCTGGCGGCACCGCGCGACGGCCGGGCACACCGCCATCCCCAACCTGTTCTTGGCCGGGGACCATTGTCGTTCGGGGGTTAATGTCACCTCCATGGAGGGCGCAGTGGCAAGCGGGTTGTCGGTGGCGCGGGCCATTCTCGCCGAGCGCGGCCTCCCGGCGCGCCGAGAAGTGCTGGAGCCAGTGCCGCCTCCGCTCGGTCTGCTGCGGGGATTCCGTGCATTGCTTCTGCCTGGGATGCATCTGCTCGGCGCGTGGAGGCAGATGCGTGGCGCGAGATGA
- a CDS encoding IS630 family transposase: MWKPARALRISEHDREVLEALVRSGKTAQRVVLRANIVLGAARGQSNNRLAQELAVSRPTILLWRDRYRRAGVDGLLKDAPRPGRRKRVGAQKVESILNATLNTTPRDATHWSTRTMARAQKVSAATVQRIWQAHGLRPHRVKTFKLSRDPEFVSKLRDVVGLYLNPPETAVVLCADEKSQIQALDRTAPVLPLRPGLPERQTHDYIRHGTTTLFAALNVLDGTVIGTCQPKHRHAEFMQFLDRIDRAVSRRLAIHLVLDNYGTHKHPEVKQWFAEHPRFHVHFVPTSSSWLNLVERWFAEISRKRIRRGTFRSVPQLILAIMEYTRENNRNPRPFIWTASAATIMRKIRHCKEASEAGH; the protein is encoded by the coding sequence ATGTGGAAACCAGCGAGAGCACTGCGAATCAGCGAGCATGACCGAGAGGTCCTCGAGGCGCTCGTTCGGTCGGGCAAGACGGCACAACGCGTCGTGCTTCGGGCGAACATCGTGCTGGGCGCCGCGCGGGGTCAGTCGAACAACAGGCTCGCGCAGGAACTGGCGGTCTCCCGACCGACGATTCTTCTGTGGCGGGACCGGTACAGGCGAGCCGGTGTTGACGGCTTGTTGAAAGACGCGCCTCGTCCGGGGCGCCGCAAGAGAGTCGGAGCGCAAAAGGTGGAGTCGATCTTGAACGCGACGCTGAACACGACGCCAAGAGACGCGACCCACTGGAGCACACGGACGATGGCGCGCGCGCAGAAAGTCAGTGCGGCGACTGTTCAAAGGATCTGGCAAGCGCACGGACTTCGCCCCCACCGAGTAAAGACTTTCAAGCTGAGCCGCGATCCGGAGTTCGTCAGCAAGCTGCGCGACGTCGTGGGTCTGTACCTGAACCCTCCGGAGACGGCCGTCGTGCTTTGCGCGGACGAGAAGAGCCAGATCCAGGCGCTTGATCGCACCGCGCCGGTGCTGCCACTGCGGCCCGGCCTTCCCGAGCGGCAGACTCACGACTACATCCGACATGGCACCACAACGCTCTTCGCGGCGCTGAACGTCCTCGATGGCACCGTGATCGGAACGTGTCAGCCGAAGCACCGGCACGCCGAGTTCATGCAGTTTCTTGACCGCATCGATCGCGCGGTGTCGCGACGCCTCGCGATCCACCTCGTGTTGGACAACTACGGGACGCACAAGCACCCCGAAGTGAAGCAGTGGTTCGCTGAGCATCCGAGGTTCCATGTCCACTTCGTTCCGACGAGTTCGTCTTGGTTGAATCTCGTGGAACGATGGTTCGCAGAAATCTCCCGCAAGAGGATCCGTCGAGGAACCTTCCGCAGCGTTCCCCAGCTCATCCTAGCGATCATGGAGTACACCCGGGAGAACAACCGGAACCCGCGACCGTTCATCTGGACTGCGAGCGCTGCGACAATCATGCGCAAGATCCGGCATTGTAAAGAAGCGTCAGAGGCAGGACACTAG
- a CDS encoding NAD(P)H-binding protein: MSTAAHSTTSTANSLRAGPVVTVLGGTGFVGGHLVHRLLQTNAVVRCSYRDPRNAQLIRRLGADPTYVDLLDPGSLATAIARSDVVVNLVTTIHRDRLRRTLYDGAANLRQALLSQGVHRVIQMDALVPQDIALTSDASYIYWKRRGALLLAEPPLVATTLHASIIFGRGDQHPSAIAAAMRYLRRAPVPRGPALMTLFQPVFVGDVVDQICDLILLSPAPRSSGINIVGPDVLSYAEIVEIVCDALGMPVATIHVPLVAARAALYCLSCCLSYSPLTEGLLDMIGIDSTASACFEAAGSETVTRVTSFRSTSDYLRDFGVDDIRAWLNGTPRSLHYFAHSSLAIRRG, translated from the coding sequence ATGAGCACGGCGGCACACTCTACGACGTCAACGGCTAATTCCCTCAGGGCGGGTCCGGTCGTCACCGTCCTCGGGGGAACGGGTTTCGTCGGCGGCCATCTTGTCCATCGACTTCTCCAAACCAATGCAGTGGTGCGCTGCTCGTATCGCGACCCTCGGAACGCCCAGCTCATTCGCCGCCTCGGGGCCGACCCCACATACGTGGATCTGCTGGATCCCGGAAGTCTGGCAACTGCGATTGCGCGTAGCGACGTGGTCGTCAACCTCGTCACCACGATCCACAGGGACCGGCTGCGAAGAACTTTGTACGACGGCGCCGCCAACTTGAGACAGGCGCTCCTCTCGCAGGGAGTCCATCGCGTCATTCAAATGGACGCTCTCGTTCCCCAGGATATCGCTTTGACGAGCGACGCCTCTTACATCTACTGGAAGCGCCGCGGGGCGCTTCTTTTGGCAGAACCTCCCCTCGTCGCGACGACGCTTCACGCGTCCATCATCTTCGGACGGGGCGACCAACATCCCTCGGCGATCGCCGCCGCTATGCGGTATCTTCGAAGGGCACCCGTTCCAAGGGGCCCCGCCTTGATGACGCTGTTCCAACCAGTTTTCGTCGGGGACGTAGTAGACCAGATCTGCGATCTCATACTCCTTTCCCCGGCTCCCAGGTCCTCTGGAATAAACATCGTTGGACCCGACGTACTGTCGTACGCAGAAATCGTCGAGATCGTATGCGACGCCCTCGGGATGCCAGTTGCCACTATTCATGTCCCCTTGGTGGCGGCGAGAGCGGCTTTGTATTGTCTTTCATGCTGTCTCAGCTACAGCCCGTTGACCGAGGGGCTCCTCGATATGATCGGCATCGATAGCACTGCTTCCGCGTGTTTTGAGGCGGCCGGCAGCGAGACGGTGACTCGAGTCACGTCGTTCCGCAGCACGTCCGACTACTTACGAGACTTTGGTGTGGATGACATAAGAGCCTGGCTGAATGGTACGCCTCGTAGCCTACACTACTTCGCGCACTCGAGTCTTGCGATTCGCAGAGGTTAA
- a CDS encoding ABC transporter ATP-binding protein gives MTEPILVVDHVSKTYGSGNRLVEAIRDISCTVIKNELLLITGRSGSGKSTLLYIMGALESVSAGKVLYRGVPLPTTESELAMFRLRHVGFVFQSFQLIPTLTAAQNVAVPMLLRGVAWQVARDRSETLLHSVDLGGRSSFPAGELSGGECQRVAIARALANDPSIVLADEPTGNLDSRTGALVMDLLAGLCRERHCAVVVVSHDPTATRVASRVISLLDGRVVGTL, from the coding sequence ATGACAGAGCCCATTCTTGTCGTCGATCACGTGAGCAAGACTTATGGGAGCGGCAACAGACTCGTCGAAGCGATCAGGGATATTTCGTGCACGGTCATAAAGAACGAGTTGCTGCTTATCACCGGAAGAAGCGGCTCCGGGAAGTCGACGCTCCTTTACATCATGGGTGCACTTGAAAGCGTGTCCGCGGGAAAGGTCCTTTATAGAGGTGTTCCACTTCCGACAACTGAGTCGGAGCTTGCGATGTTCCGTCTTCGTCACGTTGGCTTTGTATTTCAAAGTTTCCAACTCATTCCGACGTTAACCGCGGCCCAGAATGTTGCCGTCCCAATGCTGCTCAGGGGTGTCGCATGGCAGGTCGCGAGGGATCGATCCGAAACTCTCCTGCACTCCGTCGATCTCGGGGGTCGATCGAGCTTTCCTGCGGGGGAGTTGTCGGGAGGCGAGTGTCAGCGCGTGGCCATTGCGCGCGCCTTGGCCAACGATCCAAGTATTGTGTTGGCGGATGAACCTACGGGGAATTTGGATTCTCGCACTGGTGCACTCGTGATGGACCTCCTCGCAGGTTTGTGTAGGGAACGCCACTGCGCCGTGGTTGTTGTAAGCCACGACCCCACAGCAACCCGTGTGGCGTCGCGTGTCATTTCACTTCTCGATGGACGGGTTGTAGGTACTTTATGA
- a CDS encoding FtsX-like permease family protein, protein MAGIMFGVCGPIAVISVNHNMVRSFELTFATTAGKADLQVFAVGGEHVQWNLVDRIRKLPAVALAVPVVRGSGYLRAHGDVLPLQFYGIELPSDLGVREYHPKLGNLPTAIQDDWVLISSILHDKLDATPGSDIVLLSAAGRAESLRVQCVLSPIGLASLNDGAVAFVSLAKAQHLAGLGREVTAIDIVLRRAVNFDAARQTIQAILPPSTYVDKPTQRTRFVEDVLASFSLFAILSASVAVAAGAFVVYANVSVAGRRKRVQAGIVRALGGSRQFLQVIAWLDTIVISIIGSGLGGAAGIIAARLSSKVALQELAVLLDVSPQFDDRPCGVLLLAFGLGFFGSVSAAVVPIVTLLRVSPLSVLHKQLDAPMPHGRRSLRVAIAVFAVSLICFICILRYSALLPRWLEVDIGAAALVGGATAVWIASTSFIESVAGVLGASVTDKHGAIAELTLTNLRANPGRYAATVSVFAICIGFVVGHACFEASFSAYLRNWMERSLGWDVRIGRGVTGPVTAQRPFDQGAIARAVAAATKSLVSPQTFVEAATVDGDPILLSVFVMLDLPKYAALPILKGSKDAFQRVTEEVGVIAPSSTARQYALTAGSTITIRTSLGPRTVPIVAVVDSFSPLPELYVDRTFLDRYFPNLRDRVDFVVVKFNGGDRLESVVAALSDADQLDGELQIQELDEFRRTETRKVEALLGQIRALTMCCLLVACLALGNCITLSILDRKRELATLRAIGASPARVFLIILADGSLVGLIGLGCGVAIGLGLGLALIQLCVAYSGLQIVPVFPYIRIGFTICATAGSALLAVALPAFHGVAGLGSPDLRDE, encoded by the coding sequence GTGGCCGGCATCATGTTTGGCGTGTGTGGCCCGATCGCCGTGATTTCGGTGAATCACAACATGGTTCGATCGTTCGAACTCACCTTCGCAACTACCGCCGGAAAGGCGGACCTGCAGGTATTTGCGGTCGGAGGCGAGCATGTCCAATGGAATCTAGTGGATCGCATTCGGAAGCTGCCAGCTGTGGCGCTTGCCGTACCCGTCGTCAGGGGTTCTGGTTACCTGAGAGCGCACGGGGACGTTCTACCTCTGCAGTTCTACGGGATCGAGCTTCCCTCCGACCTCGGTGTTCGCGAGTACCACCCAAAGCTTGGTAACTTGCCTACCGCTATTCAGGACGACTGGGTACTTATCTCAAGTATCCTGCACGATAAACTCGATGCCACTCCAGGGTCCGACATCGTGCTCCTGTCCGCGGCTGGACGCGCGGAGAGCCTGCGCGTTCAGTGCGTGCTCAGTCCGATCGGCCTGGCGAGCCTCAATGATGGAGCGGTCGCATTCGTGTCTCTCGCGAAAGCACAACACCTTGCTGGTCTCGGTCGGGAAGTCACGGCAATCGACATCGTACTACGAAGAGCCGTGAACTTCGATGCTGCCCGTCAAACCATTCAAGCGATCTTGCCACCATCGACTTATGTTGACAAGCCGACGCAGCGAACACGTTTCGTGGAAGATGTACTCGCCAGTTTCTCACTGTTTGCAATCCTGTCCGCATCCGTCGCCGTCGCGGCCGGAGCCTTTGTAGTCTACGCAAACGTCAGCGTTGCCGGCAGGCGCAAACGCGTGCAGGCGGGCATAGTTCGTGCCCTTGGTGGGTCTAGGCAATTCCTGCAAGTCATTGCGTGGCTTGACACGATTGTGATCTCGATCATCGGCAGCGGGCTGGGTGGCGCCGCCGGCATTATTGCTGCCCGCTTGTCCAGCAAGGTGGCGCTTCAGGAACTCGCTGTTCTTCTTGATGTCTCTCCACAGTTCGATGACCGACCGTGCGGAGTCTTGCTGCTTGCGTTCGGTTTGGGCTTCTTCGGATCTGTCAGTGCCGCTGTCGTCCCAATAGTCACACTTCTGCGGGTGTCGCCCTTGAGCGTTCTTCATAAACAACTGGACGCTCCTATGCCACACGGGCGACGATCTCTTCGCGTGGCTATAGCCGTATTTGCAGTGTCGTTGATCTGCTTCATCTGCATTCTTCGGTACTCAGCGCTTCTTCCGAGGTGGCTAGAGGTCGATATTGGCGCGGCAGCGCTCGTAGGAGGGGCAACCGCAGTGTGGATCGCCTCGACGTCTTTCATCGAGAGTGTAGCCGGCGTTCTCGGCGCGTCGGTGACTGACAAGCACGGCGCCATCGCCGAGCTCACGCTCACGAATCTGAGGGCAAACCCCGGCCGCTACGCCGCTACGGTTAGCGTTTTCGCGATCTGCATTGGCTTCGTGGTCGGCCATGCATGCTTCGAGGCCAGCTTCTCTGCATACCTGCGGAACTGGATGGAGAGATCGCTCGGGTGGGACGTGAGAATTGGACGAGGCGTCACCGGGCCCGTAACGGCGCAACGACCATTCGACCAAGGCGCGATCGCACGAGCAGTCGCGGCCGCAACCAAGTCTCTCGTGAGCCCGCAGACATTTGTTGAGGCCGCGACCGTCGACGGAGATCCGATCTTGTTGTCAGTCTTTGTCATGTTAGACCTTCCGAAATACGCAGCGCTACCGATTCTGAAAGGGTCGAAGGATGCGTTCCAACGAGTCACAGAAGAAGTGGGGGTTATCGCGCCATCGTCAACAGCGCGGCAGTATGCATTGACTGCTGGGTCGACAATCACGATACGCACCTCGCTTGGTCCAAGAACGGTGCCCATCGTAGCGGTCGTTGATTCGTTCAGCCCGCTACCAGAGCTTTACGTCGATCGAACATTTCTCGACCGCTACTTTCCGAATCTTCGAGATCGGGTTGACTTCGTCGTGGTAAAGTTCAACGGTGGCGACCGACTGGAATCGGTGGTCGCCGCTCTGTCCGATGCAGATCAGTTGGATGGTGAATTGCAGATTCAAGAACTCGACGAGTTTCGAAGAACCGAGACTCGAAAGGTCGAGGCGTTGCTCGGCCAGATTCGAGCCCTCACCATGTGTTGTCTGCTTGTGGCTTGTCTTGCGCTAGGGAACTGCATTACCTTGTCGATCTTGGACAGAAAGAGGGAACTTGCGACGCTTCGTGCCATTGGAGCTTCGCCGGCTCGAGTGTTCTTGATCATTCTTGCTGACGGGAGTCTCGTGGGGTTAATTGGTCTTGGTTGTGGGGTCGCGATCGGCTTGGGTCTTGGTCTCGCGTTGATCCAACTCTGCGTTGCTTATTCCGGATTGCAGATCGTTCCAGTCTTTCCATACATCCGGATTGGCTTTACGATCTGCGCCACTGCGGGCTCGGCGCTTCTCGCGGTAGCCTTGCCGGCATTTCATGGAGTTGCGGGTCTCGGATCTCCTGACTTGCGAGACGAGTAG
- a CDS encoding DDE-type integrase/transposase/recombinase: MFIWGTLKGVGKVYVQVVVDMFCSLAFAKVYTSKFPITACDFLRERMLPFYKAIDGTLGDVLTDNGREFCGKPESHPYELLLPMERVEHRTTRARTPRTDEFAERMNRTLRDEYLRLQNRTTSYTEPEEIQTHFDGFLEY; this comes from the coding sequence ATGTTCATCTGGGGCACGCTCAAGGGAGTCGGCAAGGTCTACGTGCAGGTCGTCGTGGACATGTTCTGCTCGCTCGCCTTCGCGAAGGTCTACACGTCGAAGTTCCCCATCACCGCGTGCGACTTCCTGCGCGAGCGCATGCTGCCCTTCTACAAGGCGATCGATGGCACACTCGGCGACGTTCTCACCGACAACGGCCGCGAGTTCTGCGGCAAACCCGAATCGCATCCTTACGAGCTCCTCCTCCCGATGGAACGCGTTGAGCACCGGACCACCCGCGCCCGCACTCCGAGAACGGACGAGTTCGCCGAGCGGATGAACCGCACTCTTCGCGACGAGTATCTCCGGCTGCAGAACCGGACGACCTCGTACACGGAGCCTGAGGAGATCCAGACACACTTCGACGGGTTCCTCGAGTACTAG
- a CDS encoding trypsin-like peptidase domain-containing protein, with translation MTRQAHVRIASVALFLSCVAAPMARGADEPGRDAVSNSVVKVFATLRLPDPFKPWTRQAPSDVTGSGVVIEGKRILTNAHVVLYAGQVQVLANQSADKLTATVESIAPGIDLAVLKLDDESFFATHPPLARATTLPEIKDAVMAYGYPTGGDSLSITKGIVSRIEFTNYTQWVSGLRVQIDAAINPGNSGGPAIVGDRMIGLAFSRLGGGTENIGYIIPCEEIELFLKDVADGRYDGKPALYDGLQTLENDSLRAYLRLGKSAEGIVVHDISGGVPDYPLKEWDLITRIGDTPVDDQGMIQIGPNLRVKLQYLVQKVARGGKIPLRIVREGKEIDVQVPVATRRPSLVPDLEGAYPSYFVYGPLVFSTATAQYVAGARNSGLSSNEMMRFFTSPWLRRMLDRPAFDGEAIVIVSSPFFPHRLSKGYSNPVTQMVTSVNGTKIRNLAHLVEVLRDAKDEFITLEFEGQMSEAIVLPRADASAATEEILTDNGVRSQGSADTMAVWGGGKGK, from the coding sequence TTGACCAGGCAAGCCCACGTCCGCATCGCGTCTGTCGCCCTCTTCCTTTCATGCGTTGCCGCGCCGATGGCCCGCGGGGCCGACGAGCCGGGGCGCGACGCGGTGTCGAACTCCGTCGTCAAGGTCTTCGCCACGCTCCGCCTCCCCGACCCCTTCAAGCCCTGGACCCGGCAGGCGCCGAGCGACGTGACCGGGAGCGGCGTCGTCATCGAGGGTAAGCGGATCCTGACGAACGCCCACGTGGTCCTCTACGCGGGGCAGGTCCAGGTCCTGGCGAACCAGTCGGCGGACAAGCTCACCGCGACGGTCGAGTCGATCGCGCCGGGGATCGACCTCGCGGTCCTCAAGCTCGACGACGAGTCCTTCTTCGCGACGCACCCGCCCCTGGCGCGGGCGACGACCCTCCCCGAGATCAAGGACGCCGTCATGGCGTACGGCTACCCCACGGGGGGCGACAGCCTCTCGATCACGAAGGGAATCGTCTCGCGCATCGAGTTCACGAACTACACGCAGTGGGTCTCGGGTCTGCGGGTCCAGATCGACGCGGCCATCAACCCCGGCAACAGCGGGGGGCCGGCCATCGTGGGCGACCGGATGATCGGCCTCGCCTTCAGCCGGCTCGGCGGGGGGACCGAGAACATCGGGTACATCATCCCTTGCGAGGAGATCGAGCTCTTCCTCAAGGATGTGGCCGACGGGCGCTACGACGGCAAGCCGGCGCTCTACGACGGCCTCCAGACTCTCGAGAACGATTCCCTGCGCGCCTACCTCCGCCTCGGCAAGAGCGCGGAGGGGATCGTCGTGCACGACATCTCGGGCGGCGTGCCGGACTATCCCCTCAAGGAGTGGGATCTCATCACCCGGATCGGCGACACCCCCGTGGACGACCAGGGGATGATCCAGATCGGCCCCAACCTTCGCGTGAAGCTCCAGTATCTGGTGCAGAAGGTCGCCCGCGGCGGGAAGATCCCGCTGCGGATCGTGCGCGAGGGGAAGGAGATCGACGTCCAGGTTCCCGTCGCGACGCGGCGGCCGTCGCTGGTCCCGGATCTCGAGGGGGCGTACCCTTCGTACTTCGTCTACGGCCCGCTCGTCTTCTCGACCGCGACGGCGCAGTACGTCGCCGGCGCCAGGAACAGCGGGCTGAGCTCCAACGAGATGATGCGTTTCTTCACGAGCCCGTGGCTCCGGCGGATGCTCGACCGGCCGGCGTTCGACGGGGAGGCCATCGTCATCGTCTCCTCGCCGTTCTTCCCCCACCGCCTGTCCAAGGGATACTCCAACCCCGTCACCCAGATGGTGACCTCCGTCAACGGCACGAAGATCCGGAACCTGGCTCACCTCGTGGAGGTCCTGCGCGACGCGAAGGACGAGTTCATCACGCTCGAGTTCGAGGGGCAGATGTCGGAGGCGATCGTCCTCCCGCGCGCGGACGCCTCTGCCGCGACGGAGGAAATCCTCACGGACAACGGGGTGCGCAGCCAGGGGTCGGCGGACACGATGGCGGTGTGGGGCGGGGGGAAGGGGAAGTAG
- a CDS encoding FAD:protein FMN transferase, whose product MASPCEVLVDTDDAALADRALRLAEEEAARVEAKFSRYLPGNVVHAINHAGGRAIQVDDETAHLIEYAATCHEMSSGLFDITSGVLRRLWKFDGGDHVPSQPEIQEVLKLVGWHRVSWWRPSFTMPAGMEIDLGGIGKEYAVDRAASLIAAVCDAAFLVNFGGDLFASGRRRGGRPWRVGVDDPSKTGEAAIHRIELPAGGLATSGDARRFVMWKGTRLGHILNPKTGWPVAGAPRSVTVMAATCVEAGTLSTLAYLQGPQAREFLRKQAVACWVV is encoded by the coding sequence ATGGCCTCACCCTGCGAGGTCCTCGTCGACACCGACGACGCCGCGCTCGCCGATCGCGCGCTCCGCCTCGCCGAGGAGGAGGCCGCGCGGGTCGAGGCGAAGTTCAGCCGGTACCTTCCCGGGAACGTCGTCCACGCCATCAACCACGCCGGCGGGCGCGCCATCCAGGTCGACGACGAGACGGCCCACCTCATCGAGTACGCCGCCACGTGCCACGAGATGTCTTCCGGCCTCTTCGACATCACGTCGGGGGTTCTTCGTCGCCTCTGGAAGTTCGACGGCGGGGATCACGTGCCGTCCCAGCCGGAGATCCAGGAAGTTCTGAAACTCGTCGGGTGGCACCGCGTCTCGTGGTGGCGGCCGTCGTTCACGATGCCGGCCGGGATGGAGATCGACCTCGGCGGCATCGGCAAGGAGTACGCGGTCGATCGGGCGGCGTCGCTCATCGCCGCCGTGTGCGACGCGGCCTTCCTCGTGAACTTCGGCGGGGATCTCTTCGCCTCGGGGCGCCGCCGCGGGGGGCGGCCGTGGCGCGTCGGGGTGGACGATCCGTCGAAGACCGGCGAGGCGGCCATTCACCGGATCGAGCTTCCGGCCGGAGGGCTCGCCACCTCCGGGGACGCCCGGAGGTTCGTGATGTGGAAGGGGACGCGCCTCGGCCACATCCTCAACCCGAAGACGGGGTGGCCCGTCGCCGGGGCGCCGCGCTCGGTGACGGTGATGGCCGCGACGTGCGTCGAGGCCGGGACGCTGTCGACCCTCGCGTACCTTCAGGGGCCCCAGGCCCGGGAGTTCCTCAGGAAGCAGGCGGTGGCGTGCTGGGTGGTGTGA